Genomic DNA from Gemmatimonadales bacterium:
CACCGGGTCGGGCAAGACCATGACCCTGGCGCACACCATCGCCAGCCACGGGAAGCCCACGCTGGTGCTGTCGCACAACAAGACCCTCGCCGCCCAGCTCTACGGCGAGCTGCGCCAGTTCCTGCCCAAGAACGCCGTCGAGTACTTCGTCTCCTATTACGACTACTACCAGCCCGAAGCGTACGTCCCCTCCACCGACGTGTACATCGAGAAGGACGCGTCGATCAACCAGGATATCGAGAGCCTCCGGCTCCGCGCCACCTCGAGCCTGATGGAGCGCGACGACGTGGTCATCGTCGCCACGGTGAGCGCCATCTACGGTCTGGGCGATCCGGTGGAGTATCGCAAGCTGATGGTGACCGTCAGCCGCGGCGAGCAGCGGGGCCGGGACGACATCCTGAGCGAGCTGGTGCGGATCCAGTACAGCCGCAATGACGTCAGCTTCGAGCAGGGCACCTTCCGGGTCCGGGGCGACTCGATCGAGATCTTCCCCGCGTACGCCGAGCAGGCCATCCGGATCGAGCTCTGGGGCGACGAAGTGGAGCGGATCAGCAAGATCAATCCGCTGACCGGCGACACCATCGCCCAGCTCGACCAGTGCGCCATCTATCCCGCCAAGCACTTCGTGACCGAGCGCTCCAAGATCGAACGCGCGGTCACCCTCATCCGGGCCGAGCTGGCGGAGCGGTTGACCGAGCTCAAGGCGGCGGGCAAGCTGCTGGAGGCCCAGCGGCTGGAGTCCCGCACCAACTTCGACGTCGAGATGCTGCTCGAGGTCGGCACCTGCGCCGGGATCGAGAACTACTCCCGCCACCTGAGCGGTCGCCGCCAGGGGGAGCGGCCCGCCTGCCTGTTCGACTACTTCCCGCCCGATTTCCTGGTGGTGGTCGACGAGTCGCACGTCAGCTTCCCCCAGATCGGCGGCATGTACAACGGCGACCGGGCGCGGAAGCTCACGCTGGTCGAGTATGGCTTCCGCCTGCCGTCCGCGCTGGACAACCGTCCCCTCCAGTTCGACGAGTTCATGGCGCTGGTGCCGCAGATGCTCAGCCTCTCGGCCACGCCGGGCGATTTCGAGCTCGGGCTCTCCCAGGGGGTCGTGGTGGAGCAGATCATCCGGCCCACCCACCTGGTCGACCCCGAGGTGGACGTGCGGCCGGTCCGGGGCCAGGTCGACGATCTGCTGAACGAGATCCGGATCCGCGAAGCCCGCCACGAGCGGGTGCTGGTCACCACGCTGACCAAACGGATGTCGGAGGATCTCACCGACTACCTGCAGCAGGCCGGGGTCCGGGTGCGGTATCTCCACTCCGACATCGACGCGATCGAGCGGATGGAAATCCTCCGCGGCTTGCGGCTGGGCGACTTCGACGTGCTGGTGGGGATCAACCTGCTGCGCGAGGGGCTCGACCTGCCCGAGGTGTCGCTGGTGGCCATCCTCGACGCCGACCAGGAAGGCTTCCTCCGGTCGGATCGCTCGCTGGTGCAGACCATCGGACGGGCGGCCCGCAACCTGAACGGCCGGGCCATTCTCTACGCCGACCGGCTGACCGGCTCGATGCAACGCGCGTTGGAGGAGATGGACCGCCGGCGCACCATCCAGCGGCAATACAACGAGCAGCACGGCATCACCCCGCGCTCCATCATCAAGTCGATGGACGAGGTCCGGCTCTCCACCCACGTGGCCGACGCGCGGACCGAGCGGCCGGAGCCCAAGCTGGCGATTCAGGAGCGGGTCGACCTGCACGATCCGGCCAAGCGGGCGGCCATGATCCAGTCGCTGGAGCGGCAGATGCGCCAGGCGGCCGCCAACCTGGAGTTCGAGCTCGCCGCCATGCTGCGCGATCAGGTGAACGACCTCAAGGCGCTCGGCGCGCCCGACGTGCGCCGGGGCGGAGTCCCCCGGCTCCGCCGGCAGGCGTGATCCGCGAGTTGACCCGCGCCGAGCTCGAGTCGGAGGGCGTCGCGCTGGGCCGCTCGCTGCCCCCCGGAGCGGTGCTCGCCTTCGAAGGCGAGCTGGGAGCGGGCAAGACCACCTTCATCCAGGCCATCGCGCGCGGGCTCGGCGTCGCCGCGCCGGCCACCAGCCCGACCTACGCGCTGGTGCACCGCTACCAGGGGCGTCGCGGTCCGGTCTTCCACCTCGATTGCTATCGTCTGCGCTCACCCGAGGAAGCCGCCGACCTCGACTGGGAGGGGCTCGCGGCCGAAGGCGATGCCATCCTGGTGGAGTGGCCCCGCCAGGCGGGCGAGTGGTTGCCGCCCACCGACCGGTGGTTCCGGCTGCATCATCTGCCCGACCCGGCCCGGCGCGGCCTGGAGATGGTCTGATGTGGCTCGCCATCGAGACCGCCACCCAGCGGGCCTCCATCGCGGTGGGCCGCTCCGCCGGCGACGCGGTAGCGGAGAGCCTCGCGGGTGCACGGCGTCACGCGGCCGGTCTGCTTCCCATGATCGCCGCTCTGCTGGACCGGACCGGGGCGACGCTCGATGACCTCACCGGTCTTGCGCTCAGCGATGGACCCGGCAGCTTCACCGGCCTTCGGGTCGGCGCCGCGGTGGCCAAGGCGCTGGTACAGGCGCGCGGGCTGCCGCTCTGGACCGCGCCGTCGCTCATGGTGCGGGCCAGCGGGGTCGCCCGCGAGGGTCACACGGTGCTCGCGGTGGCCGACGCGCTCCGGGGTGAGGTGTATGCGGCCGCCTATCGCTTCGAGCCAGGGGAGGTCGTCACCCTGCTGGCTCCGTCGGTGTATCGCCCGCAGGTGCTGGTCGACGCGGCGCCGCGTCCGTCCACCCTGGTGGGCGAAGCATCGCCCAGCGCCGTGGAGCTGCTGGAGCGCTGGTCGGGCTCCCGGCTGGTGGGGCCACCCGAGGGTGCTCCTCACGCCAGCCAGCTCATCGAGCTGGTGGGGCGCCGTGGCGGCGCAGTCCGGATCACAGCCGTAGAGCGGTGGGCGCCGGAGTACGGCCGGCCCGCCGAGGCACAGGCACGCTGGGAGGCGGCGCATGGACGCCCCATGCCGGATCCGCTCGGCAGCGCCGGCTGACGCGCCGGCGCTCGTCGGCATCGAGCGCCGCGCGTTCAGCGATCCCTGGAGCGAGACCAGCTTTCGGGAGGCGCTTACCTCTTCCTGGACTTTCGGGCTGGTGGCGGAGACGGCGCGTGGGGTAGCCGGCTACCTGATCGGACGCGATGTGGCCGGCTCGGGCGAGGTCCTCAACCTGGCGGTGGCCCCCGAGTTCCGCCGGCGAGGCATCGGCAGCGCGCTGCTCCGCGCCGGGATCGTCGCGCTCCGGCGCCGAAGGGTGGACGAGGTCTTCCTCGAGGTGCGCGAGTCCAATCGTTCCGCTCAGGCGCTGTATCTGAGTCATGGGTTCCGGCCGGTCGGACAGCGGGCGGCGTACTACCGGAACCCGCGGGAGGACGCGCTGGTCCTCCGGCTGGAGCTGGAGCAGCCTGCGTGAAACCGGGTGGCCGCGCGGACCTTTGATTGCCGCGCCGCGTCGCGCGGTCTACATTTTATCGGGGTCCGTACGAGCGGGCCTACCCCGGAACCCTGGAGGTGCATGTGAGCCGAAGTCTGAACAAAGTCATTCTCATCGGGAACCTGGGGGCGGACCCGGAGGTCCGCAGCACCTCGAACGGGTCCCGGGTGGCAACGCTCTCGGTGGCCACCAGCCGGCAGTGGAAGAACCAGTCCGGCGAGAAGCAGGAGAAGACCGAGTGGCACCGGGTGGTGCTCTGGAACAACAAGGGCTCCACGCTCGCGGACATCGCCGAGAAGTATTGCAAGAAGGGCGATAAGGTGTACGTCGAAGGCAGCATCGAGTACCGCTCCTGGCAGGACCGGGAGGGCCAGACCCGCTACACCACCGAGATCACCGCACGAGAGCTCATCCTGCTGTCGGGCCGGAGCGACGGCGGCTCCGAGTTCGCGGCCCCGAGCAAGGTCGCCGCGGCCGCCGCCGGGGCGCCCAAGGGCAAGGACCAGTCGTTCGAGGATTTCCCCGAAGCGCTCGACGCCGAGGACGACGATCTGCCGTTCTAGGGGAGGTGGGGCAGGGTGATGCAGGGTGGGGCAAGGTGGGGCAGGGGTCGTGAGCCATTGGATCGGTTCTTCCACCTTGCCCCACCTTGCCCCACTCTGCCTCACCTTGCCCCACCCTGCCCCCGGCCGCTTCAACGCCCAACCACTTCCCGCGCTGGCGCTTAGGGGTTCTCGGCGCACCCTTCCCCCGGTGGCGTTGAACTTGCCTCGTCTGCCCCTGAACCGCGTTCCACGTTCACGACCCATCTCCATACCCGACAACGACGTCGCTGGGAGATCCCGATGCCGCGCACGTTCCACCGGAAGTGGCTGGGCATGCTCGCCCTGGCCGTAAGCCCGACCCTGGTGCTCGCCCAGGAAGCCACGCCCCAGTCCCACACCGTCCGGCAGGGAGACACGCTCTGGGACCTCGCCAAGCAGTATCGTGGCGACCCGTTCCTCTGGCCCGACATCTACCGGATGAATACGGCCACAGTGGCCGACCCGCACTGGATCTACCCAGGGGAAGTGCTCCGTCTGGCCGGCGCCGATACCGTCCCGTCGGTGCCTGCCACCGACACACCCATCCCGCCGGTCGCCGAGGCGGCCGACACCGTGCCGGCAGTCGCCAACGCCGCGGATTCGTCAGCCGCCGCCACGGATTCGTCAGTCGCCGCCGCGGATACGGTGCAGGCCGGGGAGCCCGCTGCAGTCACCGCGCAGGCGCCGGTCACTGACAGCGAGGTCAGTCACCAGCTCACCCTGGCGCAGCTCACGTCGGCGTCCGCCACCGATGAGGGACCCGCGCCGCTGTTTGCCTCGCGCCGATCCCAGATGCTGCAGGAGACCATCCGGGGGTACGTGGAGCAGCCGTATCGACCGCTCCGACGCAGCGAGTTCTACTCCTCCGGATTTCTCACCGAGGGTGAGAACCTGCCGTTCGGCAAGGTGGTGGGACCGGTGACGCCGCAGCAGATCCGCTCGGAGGGCGGCAACGCCAGCGCGCTGCCCTATTCGCTCATCGCGGTCGAGGCACCGCGGGGCGCCACCTACCAGATCGGCGACAGTCTCCTGGTGGCCCAGCTCGGCGCCGAGTTGCGGTCCCACGATGAAGTGGTGATGCCCACCGGCCTCGCTCGCGTGGTCGACACCGTGTCCGGGCGCTACATCGCGAGCGTCGATGCCACCTACGGCCCTATCCGGAGCGGCCAGCGGGTCCTTCCGGCTGAGAAGTTCACTCCGTCGGGCACCGAGCACGCGGTGCGGGTGAGCAATGGGGTCCGCGCCCGGCTGCTGGGCGGCCCTGGCCGGCAGGAAATGAAAGCGCCCCAGATGGTGCTCTTCCTCGACAAGGGCCGGGCGGATGGCGTCGCGGCCGGCGATCTGTTCGAGGTCCGGCGCCGGGCGGAGCGGTTGAGCGACGGCAGCCAGCGGATCAACGAGCTGATGGCCACGCTCCAGATCGTGCACGTACGAGAGCATACC
This window encodes:
- the uvrB gene encoding excinuclease ABC subunit UvrB encodes the protein MSNPRFEVVAPFAPAGDQPKAICELSEGLRRGDKYQTLLGVTGSGKTMTLAHTIASHGKPTLVLSHNKTLAAQLYGELRQFLPKNAVEYFVSYYDYYQPEAYVPSTDVYIEKDASINQDIESLRLRATSSLMERDDVVIVATVSAIYGLGDPVEYRKLMVTVSRGEQRGRDDILSELVRIQYSRNDVSFEQGTFRVRGDSIEIFPAYAEQAIRIELWGDEVERISKINPLTGDTIAQLDQCAIYPAKHFVTERSKIERAVTLIRAELAERLTELKAAGKLLEAQRLESRTNFDVEMLLEVGTCAGIENYSRHLSGRRQGERPACLFDYFPPDFLVVVDESHVSFPQIGGMYNGDRARKLTLVEYGFRLPSALDNRPLQFDEFMALVPQMLSLSATPGDFELGLSQGVVVEQIIRPTHLVDPEVDVRPVRGQVDDLLNEIRIREARHERVLVTTLTKRMSEDLTDYLQQAGVRVRYLHSDIDAIERMEILRGLRLGDFDVLVGINLLREGLDLPEVSLVAILDADQEGFLRSDRSLVQTIGRAARNLNGRAILYADRLTGSMQRALEEMDRRRTIQRQYNEQHGITPRSIIKSMDEVRLSTHVADARTERPEPKLAIQERVDLHDPAKRAAMIQSLERQMRQAAANLEFELAAMLRDQVNDLKALGAPDVRRGGVPRLRRQA
- the tsaE gene encoding tRNA (adenosine(37)-N6)-threonylcarbamoyltransferase complex ATPase subunit type 1 TsaE — protein: MIRELTRAELESEGVALGRSLPPGAVLAFEGELGAGKTTFIQAIARGLGVAAPATSPTYALVHRYQGRRGPVFHLDCYRLRSPEEAADLDWEGLAAEGDAILVEWPRQAGEWLPPTDRWFRLHHLPDPARRGLEMV
- the tsaB gene encoding tRNA (adenosine(37)-N6)-threonylcarbamoyltransferase complex dimerization subunit type 1 TsaB; amino-acid sequence: MWLAIETATQRASIAVGRSAGDAVAESLAGARRHAAGLLPMIAALLDRTGATLDDLTGLALSDGPGSFTGLRVGAAVAKALVQARGLPLWTAPSLMVRASGVAREGHTVLAVADALRGEVYAAAYRFEPGEVVTLLAPSVYRPQVLVDAAPRPSTLVGEASPSAVELLERWSGSRLVGPPEGAPHASQLIELVGRRGGAVRITAVERWAPEYGRPAEAQARWEAAHGRPMPDPLGSAG
- the rimI gene encoding ribosomal protein S18-alanine N-acetyltransferase — translated: MDAPCRIRSAAPADAPALVGIERRAFSDPWSETSFREALTSSWTFGLVAETARGVAGYLIGRDVAGSGEVLNLAVAPEFRRRGIGSALLRAGIVALRRRRVDEVFLEVRESNRSAQALYLSHGFRPVGQRAAYYRNPREDALVLRLELEQPA
- a CDS encoding single-stranded DNA-binding protein, with the protein product MSRSLNKVILIGNLGADPEVRSTSNGSRVATLSVATSRQWKNQSGEKQEKTEWHRVVLWNNKGSTLADIAEKYCKKGDKVYVEGSIEYRSWQDREGQTRYTTEITARELILLSGRSDGGSEFAAPSKVAAAAAGAPKGKDQSFEDFPEALDAEDDDLPF
- a CDS encoding LysM domain-containing protein, encoding MPRTFHRKWLGMLALAVSPTLVLAQEATPQSHTVRQGDTLWDLAKQYRGDPFLWPDIYRMNTATVADPHWIYPGEVLRLAGADTVPSVPATDTPIPPVAEAADTVPAVANAADSSAAATDSSVAAADTVQAGEPAAVTAQAPVTDSEVSHQLTLAQLTSASATDEGPAPLFASRRSQMLQETIRGYVEQPYRPLRRSEFYSSGFLTEGENLPFGKVVGPVTPQQIRSEGGNASALPYSLIAVEAPRGATYQIGDSLLVAQLGAELRSHDEVVMPTGLARVVDTVSGRYIASVDATYGPIRSGQRVLPAEKFTPSGTEHAVRVSNGVRARLLGGPGRQEMKAPQMVLFLDKGRADGVAAGDLFEVRRRAERLSDGSQRINELMATLQIVHVREHTATARIMNVVSPDIPPGTDAVQVAKLPS